In the Dioscorea cayenensis subsp. rotundata cultivar TDr96_F1 chromosome 12, TDr96_F1_v2_PseudoChromosome.rev07_lg8_w22 25.fasta, whole genome shotgun sequence genome, one interval contains:
- the LOC120273095 gene encoding electron transfer flavoprotein subunit alpha, mitochondrial, with translation MASALMSRALRNRSVPSFSTLVARFMSTLVLAEHEGGLVKPSSLSAVEAAGFVNKEKSITVLLAGSGPSLQEAVSHAASCHPLISQVLVAEADILKHPLAETWAKLIQLVQQKDGYSYIMASSSSFGKKYTSKSCGSFGCSPVTDVVEISEPRLFVRPIYAGNALSTVRYTGPDPCMMTIRSTSFPISSFSKDTNSDAVPISQVDLSTFNEETFGKSRWLNLTSQDSERPDLGNARVVVTGGRALKSADNFKLLEKLAEKLGAAVGATRAAVDAGFVPNELQVGQTGKIVAPDLYMAFGVSGAIQHLAGMRDSKVIVAVNKDPDAPIFQVADYGLVADLFDVIPEMLEKLPEKK, from the exons ATGGCGTCCGCTTTGATGTCCAGAGCTTTGAGAAACCGATCGGTCCCTTCTTTTTCAACCTTAGTTGCGAGATTC ATGAGCACATTGGTTTTAGCTGAACATGAAGGTGGATTGGTAAAACCATCATCACTAAGTGCAGTTGAAGCTGCAGGGTttgttaataaagaaaaatctatAACTGTTCTCTTGGCTGGCTCTGGTCCAAGTCTTCAGGAAGCTGTGTCACATGCTGCATCATGCCATCCTTTGATTTCTCAG GTTCTTGTCGCTGAGGCAGACATACTGAAGCATCCATTAGCTGAAACATGGGCCAAACTTATCCAGTTGGTCCAGCAGAAGGATGGCTACTCATATATAATGGCTTCTTCAAGTTCATTTGGCAAAAAATATACTTCCAAGAGCTGCGGCTCTTTTGGATGTTCACCTGTTACAGATGTTGTTGAGATATCTGAACCACGATTATTTGTGAG GCCAATATATGCTGGAAATGCTCTGTCTACCGTTCGTTATACTGGCCCAGATCCTTGCATGATGACCATCAGGTCCACGTCATTCCCCATTTCATCTTTCTCAAAAGACACAAACTCTGATGCAGTACCAATCTCCCAGGTTGACCTCTCAACCTTCAATGAAG AAACCTTTGGAAAATCAAGGTGGTTAAATCTTACATCCCAGGATAGTGAACGACCTGATTTGGGGAATGCACGTGTTGTAGTCACAGGTGGGCGTGCATTGAAGAGTGCAGACAACTTCAAACTTTTGGAGAAACTTGCTGAAAAACTTGGTGCTGCAG TTGGGGCCACTCGAGCTGCTGTGGATGCAGGATTTGTCCCTAATGAGCTGCAG GTTGGTCAAACTGGGAAAATAGTTGCTCCAGATTTGTATATGGCATTTGGGGTTTCGGGCGCCATACAACACTTGGCTGGAATGAGAGATTCAAAGGTCATTGTAGCAGTTAATAAAGATCCAGATGCACCCATATTTCAG GTTGCTGATTATGGCCTTGTTGCTGATCTGTTTGATGTGATACCTGAAATGCTGGAAAAGCTACCTGAGAAgaagtga